From one Mytilus edulis chromosome 1, xbMytEdul2.2, whole genome shotgun sequence genomic stretch:
- the LOC139511464 gene encoding uncharacterized protein codes for MDYIKQFEIELDKDVYYAGETLSGCVLVKNTENVKVQGIRLVLRGKAHVEWRITKAGERRTVRDDEYYIDEKKVIWGKDKHEDGGIPIMPRGNHRYHFQFKLPESALPSSFESKIGTIRYYIRMTMDIPYSSSPQGIKYFTIVGPHIDCMEEKYLTPTRGSDKRNSCCLCCNRGPVSLQAELERSAYCCGENLRLKATVQNGSSQEVWLFCKLVQVVDFFINKGVLGLSKSASHRVWEYKGENVCPDHSEKFDNLYCLLQVPIMPPTIMLEVCSVIQISYELQVCLIMADKGQVLELDFPITVATAPYRVTNAPFPILQYDHAITSVEGGMYVSSEFQLGQVYIGEGEEPDDEVILYRPVYVCVPHEKIMVTNIDREGHMSRAGSRISMTRLNDRKFQLESRSSKSRSEEIKREDSITDSPVLERSRTLLSPDSASMDRGSDIEVNKTPSEDISKSGPETPVSVPETPVSIPESPVSIPETPVSVPEISKSEEVTLHLEDMDSSVTDLNTFKNCNGTSVNADICKENSESVVNDCIVNKTVKEIVETQTEDLNDSTETSNCKKMYANDEPANIKCDHTPEVILVRSDQETEEPSEKT; via the exons ATGGATTACATCAAACAGTTTGAGATCGAGTTGGATAAGGATGTGTACTATGCTGGCGAAACGTTGTCTGGATGTGTTCTtgtaaaaaatacagaaaatgtgAAAGTACAAG GAATACGTTTGGTGCTGCGTGGAAAAGCTCATGTTGAATGGAGGATAACCAAAGCTGGTGAACGAAGAACAGTAAGAGACGACGAATATTATATCGACGAGAAAAAAGTCATCTGGGGCAAAG ATAAACATGAAGATGGTGGGATTCCTATCATGCCTAGAGGCAACCATAGATACCATTTTCAGTTCAAGCTACCAGAAAGTGCACTTCCTTCTTCATTTGAAAGTAAAATTGGAACGATCAGATACTACATCCGAATGACAATGGACATTCCTTATTCTTCGTCTCCACAAGGAATAAAATATTTCACAATCGTTGGTCCCCACATTGATTGTATGGAGGAGAAATATCtg ACTCCAACCAGAGGAAGTGATAAGAGGAATTCGTGTTGTCTTTGTTGTAATCGGGGGCCAGTAAGTCTACAAGCAGAACTTGAAAGAAGTGCTTACTGCTGTGGAGAGAATCTTAGATTAAAAGCTACAGTTCAGAATGGAAGTTCACAAGAAGTTTGGTTATTTTGTAAATTAGTCCAG GTTGTTGATTTCTTCATAAATAAAGGAGTCCTGGGACTAAGTAAGTCTGCATCACATCGGGTTTGGGAATATAAAGGAGAAAATGTATGTCCAGATCACAGTGAAAAATTTGACAACCTTTATTGTTTGCTTCAAGTTCCAATCATGCCACCTACCATTATGCTAGAAGTGTGTAGTGTCATCCAAATTTCATATGAATTACAG GTATGCTTGATAATGGCTGATAAAGGACAAGTTTTAGAGCTAGACTTTCCCATTACTGTGGCAACAGCTCCTTACCGTGTCACAAATGCACCATTCCCTATCTTACAATATG ACCATGCAATTACAAGTGTCGAAGGTGGCATGTATGTCAGTTCAGAATTTCAGCTGGGCCAAGTGTATATAGGAGAAGGAGAGGAACCCGACGATGAAGTTATATTGTACCGACCTGTCTATGTATGTGTACCTCATGAGAAAATCATGGTTACAAATATAGACAGGGAAGGTCATATGAGTCGAGCTGGTTCTAGAATTTCTATGACTCGACTGAATGACAGAAAATTCCAGTTAGAATCTAGATCGTCCAAATCCCGGTCTGAAGAAATTAAACGAGAGGACAGTATAACTGATTCTCCGGTTCTAGAGAGGAGTAGAACATTATTGAGTCCTGATAGTGCAAGTATGGACAGAGGTAGTGACATTGAAGTTAACAAAACTCCATCAGAAGATATTTCAAAGTCGGGACCAGAAACGCCTGTTAGCGTACCGGAAACGCCTGTAAGTATTCCGGAATCGCCTGTTAGTATTCCGGAAACGCCTGTTAGTGTTCCGGAAATAAGTAAATCAGAGGAAGTGACGTTACATCTAGAGGACATGGATAGTTCTGTTACTGATCTAAACACTTTTAAAAACTGCAATGGCACATCAGTTAATGCTGATATTTGCAAGGAAAATAGTGAAAGTGTGGTGAACGATTGTATTGTTAATAAAACGGTAAAAGAAATTGTAGAAACTCAAACAGAAGATTTGAATGACAGTACGGAAACgtcaaattgcaaaaaaatgtatgcaaatgATGAACCTGCAAATATAAAGTGTGATCATACACCAGAAGTGATCCTTGTTCGGTCAGATCAAGAAACGGAAGAACCATCAGAGAAAACCTAA